The Paenibacillus sp. FSL W8-0426 region TAAGCATTGTGCTCACTCATGACCCGCGTCGTTTTGGACTTGTGCTTATAAATCTCTTTGCCGGTACTGTCCACCACCGATTTGATGGAGTACGCTTCCTGATATTCGCCAAGGTTGGCAAAAGCGCTGTAAGCCTGAGCCATTTCAAGCGTATTGGTCCCTTTGCTCAGCCCCCCGAGGGCAATCGCCAGGTTTTTGTCTTCGTCCGTAAGCTGAATGCCCAGCTTCTTGGCAAACTGCACGCCGGTATTGACGCCGATTTTGTCCAAAAGCCATACCGCCGGAATATTTTCCGATTTCGTAATGGCATCGGTCATGCTGATCGTTGACGAATAGCCATGCAGGTTTCCCGGGCAGTAGTTGCCAAAACACTGCTTTTGATTGCTGAGCGGAGAATTGGCATTATACTCCCCGGACTCCAGTGCAGGCGCATAAGATACGATCGGTTTGAATGCCGAACCCGGCTGTCTCCGGCTTTGGGTAACGCGGCTGTAACCTTTCGTTTGATAGTCGCGTCCGCCCAGCAAGGCAACCAGGCTTCCATTTTCATGGTTCATGATCACCATCGACCCCTGCACCTTTTGGTCGTCTTTGCTTTTTTCGAACAGGCTGTCGTCGGAGAAAGCTTTCTCCATCGCCGTTTGGGCCTGCACATCCATGGTCGTGTAAATTTTGTATCCGCCGATGTTCAGATCATCTTCCGTTTTGCCCGTCACTTCTTCGGCTTCACGCAAAACGTAATCGATAAAGGCCTGGTATTTTCTCTCTTTCTCCGGCGGCGTGTAGTCGTAATCGACCGCTTTGGCTTCGTCCATATCCGCTTTGCTGATGTATCCTTGCTCGTACATCAACTGTAACACTACCGCGCGGCGTTCCTTGGACGCTTCCGGATTGCTGAGCGGGTTATATGCCGACGGCCCTTTGGGCATAGCCGCGAGCGTGGCGATTTGCCACAGCTCCAGTTCTTTCAAGTCGGTGACCCCGAAATAAAACTCGGATGCTGCCTTGATTCCGTACCGTTGATGGCCGAAGAAAATCCGGTTCAAGTACATCGTCAAGATTTCGTCTTTCGTAAATTTGCGCTCGAGCGCCATCGCGATGGATACTTCCGTAGCTTTGCGGAAAAACGTTTTGTCGCGCGACAAGAACATGTTTTTGGCCAGCTGCTGGGTCAGCGTACTGCCGCCCTCTACCATCGAGCGGGCCATGACGTCCTTGACGGCCGCACGGCCGATCGCCCAGATGTCGACGCCCTGGTGCTCATAAAATCGTCTGTCTTCCGTAGCCACAAACGCCTCTTTCACAAGCTTCGGAATCTCGTCTCCATCGACCGGCTCCAGTTTTTTGATCGACAGCTCGCCCATCAATTCACCGTTACGGTCGTACACTTTCGACGTTTCGTTGATCGTCGTTTTGTCCATGTTGGCCGTAAGCAGGCGTTCCCCGCTGACCATAATAAATAGATATCCGCCCAGTGCACAGAAAATGGCGATTGCCATTGTAAAAAACAGCGTCCATCCAACACGTTTACCCGTAATTTTTTTCTTTTTAGAGGTCTTTGGTTTCGCTTTATTGGATGACTTGCCACTGTTGTTGTTGCGATTAGACCTCGACAACGGATCGTTTGGCATGTTTCCTCCTGACTCCCTTTCGGTTGCTTGATTTCTATTCGCCTATTGGGCAAGGGCTGACGGCAAGCCTTTTTTGCCCGGAATGAAAAGAACAACCCTTTATTCAGGTTGCTCCGCTTCAAATCCTATACATGTA contains the following coding sequences:
- a CDS encoding PBP1A family penicillin-binding protein, translated to MPNDPLSRSNRNNNSGKSSNKAKPKTSKKKKITGKRVGWTLFFTMAIAIFCALGGYLFIMVSGERLLTANMDKTTINETSKVYDRNGELMGELSIKKLEPVDGDEIPKLVKEAFVATEDRRFYEHQGVDIWAIGRAAVKDVMARSMVEGGSTLTQQLAKNMFLSRDKTFFRKATEVSIAMALERKFTKDEILTMYLNRIFFGHQRYGIKAASEFYFGVTDLKELELWQIATLAAMPKGPSAYNPLSNPEASKERRAVVLQLMYEQGYISKADMDEAKAVDYDYTPPEKERKYQAFIDYVLREAEEVTGKTEDDLNIGGYKIYTTMDVQAQTAMEKAFSDDSLFEKSKDDQKVQGSMVIMNHENGSLVALLGGRDYQTKGYSRVTQSRRQPGSAFKPIVSYAPALESGEYNANSPLSNQKQCFGNYCPGNLHGYSSTISMTDAITKSENIPAVWLLDKIGVNTGVQFAKKLGIQLTDEDKNLAIALGGLSKGTNTLEMAQAYSAFANLGEYQEAYSIKSVVDSTGKEIYKHKSKTTRVMSEHNAYELTKMLQNVVNDGTGRAARLDRPVAGKTGTTQSGISGNSSNRDVWFVGYTPEWTAAVWMGYDNPDANHMLKNSSKLSAAFFAKVMNDALKGVPVKDFTVPEGEKTAPPVQKPETPQLSVTGLSGAYDPTTQTVSLSWSGSGDSQTQYRVYRKETSESEFTRLIDAVGTTNAQDLSALPGLTYEYYVTAYDPSTGAETPPTNTISLFIEAQELEPQEPDPGTDPGLDPGTEEPGIDNPGGELPDNGNGNNGNGNNGNGNNGNNGNNGNGNNGNGHGNNGNNGNGNNGEPSQDGQSGNGNPPPDQGTTEPGGNGDGSSDGAVVIPGEVVTPDGGDSGSTVESDPNVVDPQAGNGG